Proteins encoded by one window of Gambusia affinis linkage group LG17, SWU_Gaff_1.0, whole genome shotgun sequence:
- the rapgef1b gene encoding rap guanine nucleotide exchange factor 1b isoform X7: MSRKIESKQDSQRSHLSTFTMILKDKFHSPKIKRTPSKKAKQLQPEPAAKSTEKPANKKVSRLEEHEKEVVSALKYFKTIVDKMVVEKKVLEMLPGSASKVLEAILPLVQVEARIQHSSALSSCHSRVYQSLGNLIRWADQVMLDGIDLDDKESVIAVTSVIKAVLDGVKELVKLTIEKQEQPSPTTPNKPAPPVTTAESNVSVEVPLIDSEQEVSNRTAPATSPAKAAPELQDEDVAPPKPPLPEAKVAELSPPPALPPKKRQSAPSPTPVAVVAPMSRGSSLPCSDHRQEYEQEFFQRRFSGGSHSYGGDSPRLSPCSSMGKLSKSDEQLSSMDQDSGQCSRNTSCETLDNTESYDPDYDFLHQDLSAGDNLPAVQAGGCLSPLPESHSESSSPVPGQHLTHPPLSAPPSQQTEYWTPQPNHSNPLQSCRTSAPPALPLKKRRSTQTSSFSDGGSRVLYERYPSQYDNLSEEELHPTPPFPLFTPISPMPQTNGGVFVSHYMTSENADVPTNPPPLPEKKNRHILQYMQFMEDYSEPQPSVFYQMPQSERIYEQHNKLFQEVYGFNDSFSSTDSVHEPLQPPALPPKQRQLSESVNDEGGEGEYVNLYSSSQANGELPLSLRETIAADDVLQDPVPQMPSSNSKEALDKERRQKTAETAGSVEEDVDELSLIDHKEIMSRITLKQENDDGPDVRAGSGDILLVHATETERKDLVLYCEAFLTTYRTFITPEDLIKKLHYRYTTFCHSPDTFKKRVSKNTFFVLVRVVDELCLVELTEDILKQLMDLVFTLVCNGELSLARVLRKNILDKVEQKKLLRHTNSLKPLAARGVSARPGTLHDFRSHEIADQLTLLDAELFYKIEIPEVLLWAKEQNEEKSPNLTQFTEHFNNMSYWVRSLIIQQEKAQDREKLLLKFIKIMKHLRKLNNFNSYLAILSALDSAPIRRLEWQKQTSEGLEEYCTLIDSSSSFRAYRAALAEVEPPCIPYLGLILQDLTFVHLGNPDLIDGKVNFSKRWQQFNILDSMRRFQQVHYELKRNEEIISFFNDFSDHLAEEALWELSLKIKPRNISRPKTDRGEKT, translated from the exons ATTCGCAACGATCCCATCTGTCCACTTTCACCATGATACTGAAGGACAAGTTCCACTCACCCAAGATCAAGAGGACTCCATCCAAGAAGGCAAAGCAGCTGCAGCCAGAGCCAGCAGCCAAGAGTACTGAGAAACCTGCTAACAAG AAGGTTAGCAGGCTGGAGGAGCACGAGAAGGAGGTGGTCAGCGCTCTGAAATACTTCAAGACAATCGTGGACAAAATGGTGGTGGAGAAAAAAGTGCTGGAAATGCTGCCGGGCTCCGCCAGCAAGGTCCTCGAAGCGATTTTACCTCTGGTCCAAGTCGAGGCCCGGATACAACATAG CTCGGCGCTGTCTTCGTGTCACAGCCGCGTCTACCAGAGTCTGGGCAATCTCATCCGCTGGGCAGACCAGGTGATGCTGGACGGCATCGACTTGGACGACAAAGAAAGCGTAATCGCAGTGACCAGCGTCATCAAGGCGGTGCTGGATGGAGTAAAG GAACTGGTGAAGCTGACCATTGAAAAACAAGAGCAGCCATCGCCCACCACCCCGAATAAACCAGCCCCACCTGTTACCACTGCTGAGAG CAACGTGTCTGTGGAGGTGCCCTTGATAGATAGCGAGCAGGAAGTGTCGAATAGGACGGCTCCAGCGACCTCTCCTGCTAAGGCTGCCCCTGAACTACAAGACGAGGATGTGGCCCCACCCAAACCTCCTCTTCCTGAAGCCAAAGTGGCAGAACTCAG TCCACCACCAGCACTTCCGCCTAAAAAACGCCAGTCAGCACCTTCACCAACTCCAGTGGCAGTAGTTGCACCGATGAGCCGTGGCTCCAGTTTACCATGCAGTGACCACAGACAG GAATACGAGCAGGAATTCTTCCAGAGGCGTTTCTCTGGGGGGAGCCATTCGTACGGCGGAGACTCCCCTCGCCTGTCGCCCTGCAGTAGCATGGGGAAGCTCAGCAAGTCTGACGAACAGCTTTCCTCCATGGATCAGGACAGCGGTCAGTGTTCTCGTAACACCAGCTGTGAGACGCTGG ACAACACAGAGAGTTATGACCCGGATTACGACTTTCTCCACCAGGACTTGTCTGCCGGGGACAACCTACCTGCGGTACAGGCAGGGGGCTGCCTGAGCCCCCTGCCCGAGTCTCACAGCGAATCCTCGTCCCCTGTTCCCGGACAGCATCTCACGCACCCTCCTCTGAGCGCTCCTCCCTCCCAGCAGACAGAATACTGGACTCCACAGCCCAACCATAGTAACCCGCTACAGTCATGTCGCACCAGCGCACCCCCCGCTCTGCCTCTGAAAAAACGACGCAGCACGCAGACCTCGTCCTTCTCCGACGGGGGCTCCAGGGTGCTGTATGAGCGCTACCCCTCCCAGTACGACAACTTGTCAGAAGAGGAACTTCACCCCACGCCGCCGTTCCCCCTTTTCACACCCATCTCCCCCATGCCTCAAACCAACGGGGGAGTTTTTGTCTCCCACTACATGACCAGCGAGAATGCAGATGTCCCCACAAACCCTCCGCCActtcctgaaaagaaaaacagacaca ttCTCCAGTATATGCAGTTTATGGAGGACTACTCGGAGCCGCAGCCTTCCGTTTTTTACCAGATGCCACAGAGCGAGAGGATCTACGAGCAGCATAACAAGCTTTTCCAGGAGGTCTACGGCTTCAACGACTCCTTCAGCAGCACCGACTCGGTTCACGAGCCCCTACAGCCGCCAGCTTTACCTCCAAAACAAAGACAGCTG AGCGAAAGCGTGAATGACGAGGGCGGGGAGGGGGAGTATGTCAACCTATACTCGTCCAGCCAGGCCAATGGGGAGCTGCCCCTCTCCCTAAGA GAAACCATCGCAGCTGATGACGTACTTCAAGACCCTGTTCCTCAGATGCCATCCAGCAATAGTAAAGAGGCTTTAGACAAAGAAAG GAGGCAAAAGACGGCAGAAACGGCCGGGAGCGTTGAGGAAGATGTAGACGAGTTGTCTCTCATAGACCATAAGGAGATCATGAGCAGGATAACGCTAAAACAAGAG AATGACGACGGTCCTGACGTTCGTGCGGGGTCGGGAGACATCCTTCTAGTCCATGCTACGGAAACAGAGCGCAAAG ACCTTGTTTTGTACTGTGAAGCCTTCCTGACAACATATAGGACTTTTATAACCCCAGAAGACCTCATTAAGAAGCTACACTACAG ATATACCACATTCTGCCACAGTCCGGACACCTTCAAGAAGCGAGTCAGCAAGAACACCTTCTTTGTTCTGGTTCGTGTCGTTGATGAGCTGTG TCTGGTGGAACTAACCGAGGACATCTTGAAGCAGCTCATGGACCTGGTGTTCACGCTCGTGTGTAACGGCGAGCTCAGCCTCGCCCGTGTTCTCCGCAAGAACATCCTGGACAAGGTGGAGCAAAAGAAGCTGCTGCGGCACACGAACTCCCTCAAGCCGCTCGCTGCTCGAGGGGTCTCGGCGAG gCCTGGGACTCTTCACGACTTTCGCAGTCACGAGATTGCTGACCAGCTCACGCTTCTCGATGCTGAACTCTTCTACAAGATTGAG ATTCCAGAGGTTCTGCTTTGGGCGAAGGAGCAGAATGAGGAAAAGAGTCCCAACCTAACCCAGTTTACAGAGCACTTTAACAACATGAGCTATTG GGTGCGCTCTTTGATAATTCAGCAGGAGAAAGCTCAGGACAGAGAGAAGCTTCTTCTCAAGTTCATTAAGATAATGAAG CACTTaagaaagttaaataatttcaacTCGTATTTGGCAATACTCTCCGCTTTGGACTCTGCTCCCATCAGGAGACTAGAGTGGCAGAAACAGACCTCTGAg GGTTTGGAGGAGTATTGCACGCTGATCGACAGCTCCTCGTCCTTCAGAGCCTACAGAGCTGCTCTGGCTGAGGTGGAGCCCCCCTGCATCCCATACTT AGGCCTCATCCTCCAAGACCTGACCTTCGTCCACCTGGGGAACCCCGACCTCATTGACGGGAAGGTCAATTTCTCCAAACGCTGGCAGCAGTTCAATATCCTGGACAGCATGCGGCGCTTCCAACAAGT GCATTACGAGCTGAAGCGCAACGAGGAAATCATCTCTTTTTTCAACGACTTCAGCGATCACCTGGCGGAGGAGGCGCTGTGGGAGCTGTCCCTGAAGATCAAACCCCGAAACATCAGCCGCCCCAAGACCGACCGCGGGGAGAAGACCTAG
- the rapgef1b gene encoding rap guanine nucleotide exchange factor 1b isoform X2, with amino-acid sequence MSRKIESKQDSQRSHLSTFTMILKDKFHSPKIKRTPSKKAKQLQPEPAAKSTEKPANKVSRLEEHEKEVVSALKYFKTIVDKMVVEKKVLEMLPGSASKVLEAILPLVQVEARIQHSSALSSCHSRVYQSLGNLIRWADQVMLDGIDLDDKESVIAVTSVIKAVLDGVKELVKLTIEKQEQPSPTTPNKPAPPVTTAESNVSVEVPLIDSEQEVSNRTAPATSPAKAAPELQDEDVAPPKPPLPEAKVAELRAQLSADAGQRRPSQKENPPPALPPKKRQSAPSPTPVAVVAPMSRGSSLPCSDHRQEYEQEFFQRRFSGGSHSYGGDSPRLSPCSSMGKLSKSDEQLSSMDQDSGQCSRNTSCETLDNTESYDPDYDFLHQDLSAGDNLPAVQAGGCLSPLPESHSESSSPVPGQHLTHPPLSAPPSQQTEYWTPQPNHSNPLQSCRTSAPPALPLKKRRSTQTSSFSDGGSRVLYERYPSQYDNLSEEELHPTPPFPLFTPISPMPQTNGGVFVSHYMTSENADVPTNPPPLPEKKNRHILQYMQFMEDYSEPQPSVFYQMPQSERIYEQHNKLFQEVYGFNDSFSSTDSVHEPLQPPALPPKQRQLASHSSSPSSSSSSSLSCHLQPSVAALEEAGSGLGLSMSVSNSYLIGQASLTTPTSLDQVALTNATILDGSGGGPNGSLAGSMGSVAVCLPSESSLTDSLHTSASESVNDEGGEGEYVNLYSSSQANGELPLSLRETIAADDVLQDPVPQMPSSNSKEALDKERRQKTAETAGSVEEDVDELSLIDHKEIMSRITLKQENDDGPDVRAGSGDILLVHATETERKDLVLYCEAFLTTYRTFITPEDLIKKLHYRYTTFCHSPDTFKKRVSKNTFFVLVRVVDELCLVELTEDILKQLMDLVFTLVCNGELSLARVLRKNILDKVEQKKLLRHTNSLKPLAARGVSARPGTLHDFRSHEIADQLTLLDAELFYKIEIPEVLLWAKEQNEEKSPNLTQFTEHFNNMSYWVRSLIIQQEKAQDREKLLLKFIKIMKHLRKLNNFNSYLAILSALDSAPIRRLEWQKQTSEGLEEYCTLIDSSSSFRAYRAALAEVEPPCIPYLGLILQDLTFVHLGNPDLIDGKVNFSKRWQQFNILDSMRRFQQVHYELKRNEEIISFFNDFSDHLAEEALWELSLKIKPRNISRPKTDRGEKT; translated from the exons ATTCGCAACGATCCCATCTGTCCACTTTCACCATGATACTGAAGGACAAGTTCCACTCACCCAAGATCAAGAGGACTCCATCCAAGAAGGCAAAGCAGCTGCAGCCAGAGCCAGCAGCCAAGAGTACTGAGAAACCTGCTAACAAG GTTAGCAGGCTGGAGGAGCACGAGAAGGAGGTGGTCAGCGCTCTGAAATACTTCAAGACAATCGTGGACAAAATGGTGGTGGAGAAAAAAGTGCTGGAAATGCTGCCGGGCTCCGCCAGCAAGGTCCTCGAAGCGATTTTACCTCTGGTCCAAGTCGAGGCCCGGATACAACATAG CTCGGCGCTGTCTTCGTGTCACAGCCGCGTCTACCAGAGTCTGGGCAATCTCATCCGCTGGGCAGACCAGGTGATGCTGGACGGCATCGACTTGGACGACAAAGAAAGCGTAATCGCAGTGACCAGCGTCATCAAGGCGGTGCTGGATGGAGTAAAG GAACTGGTGAAGCTGACCATTGAAAAACAAGAGCAGCCATCGCCCACCACCCCGAATAAACCAGCCCCACCTGTTACCACTGCTGAGAG CAACGTGTCTGTGGAGGTGCCCTTGATAGATAGCGAGCAGGAAGTGTCGAATAGGACGGCTCCAGCGACCTCTCCTGCTAAGGCTGCCCCTGAACTACAAGACGAGGATGTGGCCCCACCCAAACCTCCTCTTCCTGAAGCCAAAGTGGCAGAACTCAG AGCACAGTTGAGTGCTGACGCTGGCCAAAGGAGACCCTCTCAGAAGGAGAA TCCACCACCAGCACTTCCGCCTAAAAAACGCCAGTCAGCACCTTCACCAACTCCAGTGGCAGTAGTTGCACCGATGAGCCGTGGCTCCAGTTTACCATGCAGTGACCACAGACAG GAATACGAGCAGGAATTCTTCCAGAGGCGTTTCTCTGGGGGGAGCCATTCGTACGGCGGAGACTCCCCTCGCCTGTCGCCCTGCAGTAGCATGGGGAAGCTCAGCAAGTCTGACGAACAGCTTTCCTCCATGGATCAGGACAGCGGTCAGTGTTCTCGTAACACCAGCTGTGAGACGCTGG ACAACACAGAGAGTTATGACCCGGATTACGACTTTCTCCACCAGGACTTGTCTGCCGGGGACAACCTACCTGCGGTACAGGCAGGGGGCTGCCTGAGCCCCCTGCCCGAGTCTCACAGCGAATCCTCGTCCCCTGTTCCCGGACAGCATCTCACGCACCCTCCTCTGAGCGCTCCTCCCTCCCAGCAGACAGAATACTGGACTCCACAGCCCAACCATAGTAACCCGCTACAGTCATGTCGCACCAGCGCACCCCCCGCTCTGCCTCTGAAAAAACGACGCAGCACGCAGACCTCGTCCTTCTCCGACGGGGGCTCCAGGGTGCTGTATGAGCGCTACCCCTCCCAGTACGACAACTTGTCAGAAGAGGAACTTCACCCCACGCCGCCGTTCCCCCTTTTCACACCCATCTCCCCCATGCCTCAAACCAACGGGGGAGTTTTTGTCTCCCACTACATGACCAGCGAGAATGCAGATGTCCCCACAAACCCTCCGCCActtcctgaaaagaaaaacagacaca ttCTCCAGTATATGCAGTTTATGGAGGACTACTCGGAGCCGCAGCCTTCCGTTTTTTACCAGATGCCACAGAGCGAGAGGATCTACGAGCAGCATAACAAGCTTTTCCAGGAGGTCTACGGCTTCAACGACTCCTTCAGCAGCACCGACTCGGTTCACGAGCCCCTACAGCCGCCAGCTTTACCTCCAAAACAAAGACAGCTG gcTTCACACTCCTCTtccccttcttcctcctcctcctcttctctctcctgCCACCTCCAGCCGTCTGTGGCGGCCCTGGAGGAGGCGGGCTCTGGGCTGGGCCTCAGCATGTCCGTCTCTAACTCCTACCTGATCGGCCAGGCGTCTTTGACCACGCCCACG AGCTTGGACCAGGTCGCCCTGACCAATGCCACCATTCTGGATGGCAGCGGGGGCGGTCCCAACGGTTCCCTGGCTGGCTCAATGGGCTCTGTGGCCGTCTGTCTTCCCTCTGAGTCTTCTCTCACTGACTCGCTCCACACCTCGGCG AGCGAAAGCGTGAATGACGAGGGCGGGGAGGGGGAGTATGTCAACCTATACTCGTCCAGCCAGGCCAATGGGGAGCTGCCCCTCTCCCTAAGA GAAACCATCGCAGCTGATGACGTACTTCAAGACCCTGTTCCTCAGATGCCATCCAGCAATAGTAAAGAGGCTTTAGACAAAGAAAG GAGGCAAAAGACGGCAGAAACGGCCGGGAGCGTTGAGGAAGATGTAGACGAGTTGTCTCTCATAGACCATAAGGAGATCATGAGCAGGATAACGCTAAAACAAGAG AATGACGACGGTCCTGACGTTCGTGCGGGGTCGGGAGACATCCTTCTAGTCCATGCTACGGAAACAGAGCGCAAAG ACCTTGTTTTGTACTGTGAAGCCTTCCTGACAACATATAGGACTTTTATAACCCCAGAAGACCTCATTAAGAAGCTACACTACAG ATATACCACATTCTGCCACAGTCCGGACACCTTCAAGAAGCGAGTCAGCAAGAACACCTTCTTTGTTCTGGTTCGTGTCGTTGATGAGCTGTG TCTGGTGGAACTAACCGAGGACATCTTGAAGCAGCTCATGGACCTGGTGTTCACGCTCGTGTGTAACGGCGAGCTCAGCCTCGCCCGTGTTCTCCGCAAGAACATCCTGGACAAGGTGGAGCAAAAGAAGCTGCTGCGGCACACGAACTCCCTCAAGCCGCTCGCTGCTCGAGGGGTCTCGGCGAG gCCTGGGACTCTTCACGACTTTCGCAGTCACGAGATTGCTGACCAGCTCACGCTTCTCGATGCTGAACTCTTCTACAAGATTGAG ATTCCAGAGGTTCTGCTTTGGGCGAAGGAGCAGAATGAGGAAAAGAGTCCCAACCTAACCCAGTTTACAGAGCACTTTAACAACATGAGCTATTG GGTGCGCTCTTTGATAATTCAGCAGGAGAAAGCTCAGGACAGAGAGAAGCTTCTTCTCAAGTTCATTAAGATAATGAAG CACTTaagaaagttaaataatttcaacTCGTATTTGGCAATACTCTCCGCTTTGGACTCTGCTCCCATCAGGAGACTAGAGTGGCAGAAACAGACCTCTGAg GGTTTGGAGGAGTATTGCACGCTGATCGACAGCTCCTCGTCCTTCAGAGCCTACAGAGCTGCTCTGGCTGAGGTGGAGCCCCCCTGCATCCCATACTT AGGCCTCATCCTCCAAGACCTGACCTTCGTCCACCTGGGGAACCCCGACCTCATTGACGGGAAGGTCAATTTCTCCAAACGCTGGCAGCAGTTCAATATCCTGGACAGCATGCGGCGCTTCCAACAAGT GCATTACGAGCTGAAGCGCAACGAGGAAATCATCTCTTTTTTCAACGACTTCAGCGATCACCTGGCGGAGGAGGCGCTGTGGGAGCTGTCCCTGAAGATCAAACCCCGAAACATCAGCCGCCCCAAGACCGACCGCGGGGAGAAGACCTAG
- the rapgef1b gene encoding rap guanine nucleotide exchange factor 1b isoform X4: MSRKIESKQDSQRSHLSTFTMILKDKFHSPKIKRTPSKKAKQLQPEPAAKSTEKPANKKVSRLEEHEKEVVSALKYFKTIVDKMVVEKKVLEMLPGSASKVLEAILPLVQVEARIQHSSALSSCHSRVYQSLGNLIRWADQVMLDGIDLDDKESVIAVTSVIKAVLDGVKELVKLTIEKQEQPSPTTPNKPAPPVTTAESNVSVEVPLIDSEQEVSNRTAPATSPAKAAPELQDEDVAPPKPPLPEAKVAELRAQLSADAGQRRPSQKENPPPALPPKKRQSAPSPTPVAVVAPMSRGSSLPCSDHRQEYEQEFFQRRFSGGSHSYGGDSPRLSPCSSMGKLSKSDEQLSSMDQDSGQCSRNTSCETLDNTESYDPDYDFLHQDLSAGDNLPAVQAGGCLSPLPESHSESSSPVPGQHLTHPPLSAPPSQQTEYWTPQPNHSNPLQSCRTSAPPALPLKKRRSTQTSSFSDGGSRVLYERYPSQYDNLSEEELHPTPPFPLFTPISPMPQTNGGVFVSHYMTSENADVPTNPPPLPEKKNRHILQYMQFMEDYSEPQPSVFYQMPQSERIYEQHNKLFQEVYGFNDSFSSTDSVHEPLQPPALPPKQRQLSESVNDEGGEGEYVNLYSSSQANGELPLSLRETIAADDVLQDPVPQMPSSNSKEALDKERRQKTAETAGSVEEDVDELSLIDHKEIMSRITLKQENDDGPDVRAGSGDILLVHATETERKDLVLYCEAFLTTYRTFITPEDLIKKLHYRYTTFCHSPDTFKKRVSKNTFFVLVRVVDELCLVELTEDILKQLMDLVFTLVCNGELSLARVLRKNILDKVEQKKLLRHTNSLKPLAARGVSARPGTLHDFRSHEIADQLTLLDAELFYKIEIPEVLLWAKEQNEEKSPNLTQFTEHFNNMSYWVRSLIIQQEKAQDREKLLLKFIKIMKHLRKLNNFNSYLAILSALDSAPIRRLEWQKQTSEGLEEYCTLIDSSSSFRAYRAALAEVEPPCIPYLGLILQDLTFVHLGNPDLIDGKVNFSKRWQQFNILDSMRRFQQVHYELKRNEEIISFFNDFSDHLAEEALWELSLKIKPRNISRPKTDRGEKT, translated from the exons ATTCGCAACGATCCCATCTGTCCACTTTCACCATGATACTGAAGGACAAGTTCCACTCACCCAAGATCAAGAGGACTCCATCCAAGAAGGCAAAGCAGCTGCAGCCAGAGCCAGCAGCCAAGAGTACTGAGAAACCTGCTAACAAG AAGGTTAGCAGGCTGGAGGAGCACGAGAAGGAGGTGGTCAGCGCTCTGAAATACTTCAAGACAATCGTGGACAAAATGGTGGTGGAGAAAAAAGTGCTGGAAATGCTGCCGGGCTCCGCCAGCAAGGTCCTCGAAGCGATTTTACCTCTGGTCCAAGTCGAGGCCCGGATACAACATAG CTCGGCGCTGTCTTCGTGTCACAGCCGCGTCTACCAGAGTCTGGGCAATCTCATCCGCTGGGCAGACCAGGTGATGCTGGACGGCATCGACTTGGACGACAAAGAAAGCGTAATCGCAGTGACCAGCGTCATCAAGGCGGTGCTGGATGGAGTAAAG GAACTGGTGAAGCTGACCATTGAAAAACAAGAGCAGCCATCGCCCACCACCCCGAATAAACCAGCCCCACCTGTTACCACTGCTGAGAG CAACGTGTCTGTGGAGGTGCCCTTGATAGATAGCGAGCAGGAAGTGTCGAATAGGACGGCTCCAGCGACCTCTCCTGCTAAGGCTGCCCCTGAACTACAAGACGAGGATGTGGCCCCACCCAAACCTCCTCTTCCTGAAGCCAAAGTGGCAGAACTCAG AGCACAGTTGAGTGCTGACGCTGGCCAAAGGAGACCCTCTCAGAAGGAGAA TCCACCACCAGCACTTCCGCCTAAAAAACGCCAGTCAGCACCTTCACCAACTCCAGTGGCAGTAGTTGCACCGATGAGCCGTGGCTCCAGTTTACCATGCAGTGACCACAGACAG GAATACGAGCAGGAATTCTTCCAGAGGCGTTTCTCTGGGGGGAGCCATTCGTACGGCGGAGACTCCCCTCGCCTGTCGCCCTGCAGTAGCATGGGGAAGCTCAGCAAGTCTGACGAACAGCTTTCCTCCATGGATCAGGACAGCGGTCAGTGTTCTCGTAACACCAGCTGTGAGACGCTGG ACAACACAGAGAGTTATGACCCGGATTACGACTTTCTCCACCAGGACTTGTCTGCCGGGGACAACCTACCTGCGGTACAGGCAGGGGGCTGCCTGAGCCCCCTGCCCGAGTCTCACAGCGAATCCTCGTCCCCTGTTCCCGGACAGCATCTCACGCACCCTCCTCTGAGCGCTCCTCCCTCCCAGCAGACAGAATACTGGACTCCACAGCCCAACCATAGTAACCCGCTACAGTCATGTCGCACCAGCGCACCCCCCGCTCTGCCTCTGAAAAAACGACGCAGCACGCAGACCTCGTCCTTCTCCGACGGGGGCTCCAGGGTGCTGTATGAGCGCTACCCCTCCCAGTACGACAACTTGTCAGAAGAGGAACTTCACCCCACGCCGCCGTTCCCCCTTTTCACACCCATCTCCCCCATGCCTCAAACCAACGGGGGAGTTTTTGTCTCCCACTACATGACCAGCGAGAATGCAGATGTCCCCACAAACCCTCCGCCActtcctgaaaagaaaaacagacaca ttCTCCAGTATATGCAGTTTATGGAGGACTACTCGGAGCCGCAGCCTTCCGTTTTTTACCAGATGCCACAGAGCGAGAGGATCTACGAGCAGCATAACAAGCTTTTCCAGGAGGTCTACGGCTTCAACGACTCCTTCAGCAGCACCGACTCGGTTCACGAGCCCCTACAGCCGCCAGCTTTACCTCCAAAACAAAGACAGCTG AGCGAAAGCGTGAATGACGAGGGCGGGGAGGGGGAGTATGTCAACCTATACTCGTCCAGCCAGGCCAATGGGGAGCTGCCCCTCTCCCTAAGA GAAACCATCGCAGCTGATGACGTACTTCAAGACCCTGTTCCTCAGATGCCATCCAGCAATAGTAAAGAGGCTTTAGACAAAGAAAG GAGGCAAAAGACGGCAGAAACGGCCGGGAGCGTTGAGGAAGATGTAGACGAGTTGTCTCTCATAGACCATAAGGAGATCATGAGCAGGATAACGCTAAAACAAGAG AATGACGACGGTCCTGACGTTCGTGCGGGGTCGGGAGACATCCTTCTAGTCCATGCTACGGAAACAGAGCGCAAAG ACCTTGTTTTGTACTGTGAAGCCTTCCTGACAACATATAGGACTTTTATAACCCCAGAAGACCTCATTAAGAAGCTACACTACAG ATATACCACATTCTGCCACAGTCCGGACACCTTCAAGAAGCGAGTCAGCAAGAACACCTTCTTTGTTCTGGTTCGTGTCGTTGATGAGCTGTG TCTGGTGGAACTAACCGAGGACATCTTGAAGCAGCTCATGGACCTGGTGTTCACGCTCGTGTGTAACGGCGAGCTCAGCCTCGCCCGTGTTCTCCGCAAGAACATCCTGGACAAGGTGGAGCAAAAGAAGCTGCTGCGGCACACGAACTCCCTCAAGCCGCTCGCTGCTCGAGGGGTCTCGGCGAG gCCTGGGACTCTTCACGACTTTCGCAGTCACGAGATTGCTGACCAGCTCACGCTTCTCGATGCTGAACTCTTCTACAAGATTGAG ATTCCAGAGGTTCTGCTTTGGGCGAAGGAGCAGAATGAGGAAAAGAGTCCCAACCTAACCCAGTTTACAGAGCACTTTAACAACATGAGCTATTG GGTGCGCTCTTTGATAATTCAGCAGGAGAAAGCTCAGGACAGAGAGAAGCTTCTTCTCAAGTTCATTAAGATAATGAAG CACTTaagaaagttaaataatttcaacTCGTATTTGGCAATACTCTCCGCTTTGGACTCTGCTCCCATCAGGAGACTAGAGTGGCAGAAACAGACCTCTGAg GGTTTGGAGGAGTATTGCACGCTGATCGACAGCTCCTCGTCCTTCAGAGCCTACAGAGCTGCTCTGGCTGAGGTGGAGCCCCCCTGCATCCCATACTT AGGCCTCATCCTCCAAGACCTGACCTTCGTCCACCTGGGGAACCCCGACCTCATTGACGGGAAGGTCAATTTCTCCAAACGCTGGCAGCAGTTCAATATCCTGGACAGCATGCGGCGCTTCCAACAAGT GCATTACGAGCTGAAGCGCAACGAGGAAATCATCTCTTTTTTCAACGACTTCAGCGATCACCTGGCGGAGGAGGCGCTGTGGGAGCTGTCCCTGAAGATCAAACCCCGAAACATCAGCCGCCCCAAGACCGACCGCGGGGAGAAGACCTAG